Proteins co-encoded in one Candidatus Binatus sp. genomic window:
- a CDS encoding phage tail protein, whose translation MPELSAAPSINDTRTQALLVLIGRLAALDLTTLLVYRIDSVVESALPFLAWQFDILSPLWQLIAPVSLGVDALTSIDLLIDVDNLIESGGMVSEQTLTEAAERELLMSAIPLHRFRGTPWAIKQALASLGWTQVTLLEGQSTWGGDAYPPNQGWAVFRVMINLAAGQGVPSGAASTAAAAVDFFKPARAWMDSIWFVAPPTSDPGPPPSDNLTLGGIVQYQIDAAPGPNDDALKLAIGTAPMADAYGPIVPTYDAHYLHSGITYGANEPAVADSALVVNGAAVLHGG comes from the coding sequence ATGCCCGAGCTTTCGGCCGCGCCGTCGATCAACGATACGCGCACGCAGGCGTTGCTGGTGCTGATCGGGCGGCTCGCGGCGCTCGATCTCACGACGCTGCTGGTCTACCGAATCGACTCGGTGGTGGAAAGCGCGCTGCCGTTTCTGGCGTGGCAATTCGACATCTTGTCGCCGCTGTGGCAATTGATCGCGCCGGTGTCGCTCGGGGTCGACGCGCTTACGAGCATCGATTTGCTGATCGACGTGGACAATCTGATCGAATCCGGCGGCATGGTTTCGGAGCAGACGCTGACGGAGGCGGCAGAGCGCGAACTGCTCATGAGCGCCATCCCGTTGCATCGATTTCGCGGTACGCCATGGGCGATCAAGCAGGCGCTCGCGTCGCTGGGTTGGACGCAGGTCACTCTGCTCGAAGGCCAGTCGACCTGGGGCGGCGATGCGTATCCGCCGAACCAGGGATGGGCGGTATTCCGTGTCATGATCAATCTCGCGGCCGGGCAGGGTGTTCCAAGCGGCGCGGCATCCACCGCAGCGGCAGCGGTTGATTTCTTCAAGCCGGCGCGCGCGTGGATGGACTCGATATGGTTTGTGGCGCCGCCGACTTCCGACCCGGGGCCGCCGCCGTCAGACAATTTGACACTCGGCGGGATTGTTCAGTACCAGATCGACGCGGCGCCCGGGCCCAATGACGACGCGCTGAAGCTCGCGATTGGGACCGCGCCAATGGCCGATGCGTACGGTCCGATTGTCCCCACTTACGACGCTCACTATCTGCACAGCGGAATTACTTACGGCGCCAACGAGCCCGCGGTTGCAGATTCGGCGCTGGTCGTCAACGGCGCAGCCGTTTTGCACGGAGGTTGA
- a CDS encoding baseplate assembly protein: protein MSAGVPSLPPPVFVNDADGLDPNLILADMIAEFEAAAGRKLYPAQVERLLINLYAYRESLVRNAIQYAAQQNLLAFASFPMLDYLGQLLGVTRLASQPAVTTLQFTLAGALTVPFTIAAGTLAGTNDGEFAFATSATITIAAGATTGSVAAAATTPGAAANGYMAGQVNVQLNPNALIASVTNTSTTTGGSVPETDDHLRTRIQAAPNQFSVAGPIGAYRFFAIGTDPSIIDAQIVSPSPGSVNAYVLTGPITVQPAAAPNSAGVANSALLAKVSAALNADTVRPLTDTVNALAVTEVDYQITATVTLYSDADPTATISAATVAAQELALELAAKIQRDIVPSQIIAALSVAGVYGVTLTAPVLTTLTAGQWANCTLISLTTAFSTEHS, encoded by the coding sequence ATGAGTGCAGGAGTTCCATCGCTGCCGCCGCCGGTGTTCGTCAACGATGCGGACGGGCTCGATCCAAACCTGATCCTCGCCGACATGATTGCCGAGTTCGAGGCAGCCGCGGGCCGAAAGCTTTACCCGGCGCAGGTCGAGCGCCTGTTGATCAACCTGTATGCGTACCGCGAATCGCTGGTGCGCAATGCGATCCAGTATGCAGCGCAGCAGAATCTGCTTGCCTTCGCGTCGTTTCCGATGCTCGATTATCTCGGTCAACTGCTAGGCGTCACCCGACTGGCGTCGCAGCCCGCGGTGACGACGCTCCAATTCACGCTGGCCGGCGCGCTGACGGTGCCTTTCACGATCGCCGCGGGAACGCTGGCCGGCACGAACGACGGGGAGTTTGCCTTCGCGACCAGCGCGACGATCACCATTGCGGCCGGCGCAACCACTGGCAGTGTCGCCGCCGCGGCGACAACTCCAGGAGCGGCTGCGAATGGATATATGGCGGGGCAGGTCAACGTCCAGCTCAATCCGAATGCGTTGATCGCGAGCGTGACCAACACGAGCACGACCACGGGTGGATCCGTCCCGGAAACGGACGATCACCTGCGCACGCGCATTCAGGCCGCGCCAAATCAGTTCAGCGTCGCGGGTCCGATCGGAGCGTACCGGTTTTTTGCGATCGGCACCGATCCGTCGATCATCGACGCGCAAATTGTCAGTCCTTCCCCCGGATCGGTCAACGCGTACGTGCTGACCGGACCGATTACAGTGCAGCCGGCGGCGGCGCCAAATAGTGCGGGAGTCGCGAACTCCGCGCTGCTTGCGAAAGTGTCGGCGGCGCTGAACGCGGACACTGTGCGTCCGCTCACCGACACGGTCAACGCGCTCGCGGTGACCGAGGTGGACTACCAGATCACCGCGACTGTGACGCTCTACTCGGATGCGGACCCGACCGCGACGATTAGCGCGGCGACCGTCGCCGCGCAGGAGTTGGCGCTGGAGCTTGCAGCCAAGATTCAGCGCGACATCGTGCCGAGCCAGATAATTGCGGCGCTGTCGGTCGCGGGTGTCTATGGCGTGACGCTCACGGCGCCGGTGCTGACCACGCTTACGGCCGGGCAGTGGGCGAACTGTACGCTGATCTCGCTGACGACGGCGTTCAGCACGGAGCACAGCTGA
- a CDS encoding GPW/gp25 family protein has translation MPAGAITLADITSADWSLALGAIGEVMQGIADVAQCLGIIVTTPQGSDPLRPTFGANIWRYIDFPINLALPAIVSELTSAITTWEPRVNLVSVTAQPVNDGSAQSGAHLEVTLNWQLKLGANPAPVQTTTVTVPGATV, from the coding sequence ATGCCGGCGGGCGCAATCACACTGGCGGATATCACCTCGGCTGACTGGTCACTGGCTCTGGGAGCCATCGGTGAGGTCATGCAGGGAATCGCCGACGTCGCGCAATGCCTTGGGATAATCGTAACGACACCACAAGGAAGCGATCCGCTGCGGCCGACTTTTGGCGCAAATATCTGGCGGTACATCGATTTTCCGATCAACCTGGCGTTACCCGCAATTGTGAGCGAACTGACATCGGCAATCACGACCTGGGAGCCGCGGGTAAATCTTGTTTCGGTGACGGCGCAACCCGTCAATGACGGGAGCGCGCAGTCGGGCGCGCATCTCGAGGTGACGCTCAACTGGCAGCTCAAGCTGGGCGCCAATCCGGCTCCGGTTCAGACCACGACCGTGACAGTCCCGGGAGCGACGGTCTAG
- a CDS encoding phage baseplate assembly protein V, whose translation MNDIIEYRERFAALNPGLRVGIVQQQDTARAKVRVVFPDYDEVISWWLPVVFPKTQNDKAYWIPDIGEQVVCLMDLRDEAGAVLGAIYSDADVAPVNSADKFHLAFQDGTSIDYDRVAHILALLFQDTTEIKYDAHAHLLDLKFQDQGEVKYDGTEHILSVSLPQGAAFNVTANGAQIQIDSIGNVIIRAAGQVQLGTGPLAGVARLGDRVQVGETTGTIVTASTDVLAG comes from the coding sequence ACCGTGAGCGATTTGCCGCGCTGAATCCCGGTCTCCGGGTCGGGATCGTGCAGCAGCAGGACACGGCGCGCGCGAAGGTGCGGGTGGTGTTTCCGGATTACGACGAAGTGATCAGCTGGTGGCTGCCAGTAGTTTTTCCCAAGACGCAGAACGACAAGGCGTATTGGATTCCGGACATCGGCGAACAGGTCGTATGCCTGATGGATCTGCGCGATGAAGCAGGCGCGGTGCTGGGCGCGATTTATTCAGACGCAGACGTGGCGCCGGTGAATAGCGCCGATAAGTTTCATCTTGCGTTCCAGGACGGCACGAGCATCGATTACGATCGCGTCGCGCACATCCTCGCTCTCCTTTTCCAGGACACCACGGAAATCAAGTACGACGCTCACGCTCATCTGCTCGATCTGAAGTTCCAGGACCAGGGCGAGGTCAAATACGACGGCACCGAGCACATTCTGAGCGTGAGCCTTCCCCAAGGTGCGGCGTTCAATGTTACGGCGAACGGCGCGCAGATTCAGATCGACTCGATCGGCAACGTCATCATCAGGGCGGCCGGACAGGTGCAGCTAGGAACCGGCCCGTTGGCAGGCGTCGCGCGGCTCGGCGATAGAGTTCAAGTGGGCGAGACGACGGGTACGATCGTGACGGCGAGCACCGACGTGTTGGCGGGATGA